In Candidatus Rokuibacteriota bacterium, the sequence GACCGGGCGCGCGCGTTGAAGGAACGGATGGTCCTCTGAGTCGCCGGGCATGGGGCCGCTCTCGCGAGCAGCTCGGCCGGAGGCGCGAGGATGACCGGCGCTTACGGCCGAGGGGCGCGGGCGAGCCTGGCGGCCCGGCGCCTCATCGGCCGGAGCCCACCGATCCAGAAGCTCCGCTGGGAGATTCAGCTCGTCGCCCCCACCGACGCCACGGTGCTGATCCGGGGAGAGCGCGGGACGGGGAAAGAGCTGGTGGCGGATGCCATTCAGGAGGAAAGCCGACGGCAGGGGCGACCGTCTGTGAAGGTGAACTGCGCGGCGCTGCCGGGCGAGCTGCTGGCGAGCGAACTCTTCGGCCACGAGCGCGGCGCCTTCACAGGGGCGCTTTGGCGGAAAGTCGGGCTCCTCGCCGCTGCTGACGGCGGGACGCTCTTTCTCGACGAGGTCGGCGACCTCTCGCCGGAGGCCCAGGCGATGCTCCTCCGATTCCTCGACCAGGGCGAGGTCAGGTCGCTCGGCTCCACCGAGACCTTCCGGGTGGACGTGCGCCTGATCGCGGCCACCAACAAGGACCTGGAGGCGGCGATCTGCAAGAAGGAGTTCCGGCCCGACCTCTACGACCGGCTGAGCGAGGTAGTCCTGGAAGTGCCGCCGTTACGAGAGCGCCGGGAGGACATCCCGCTCCTGATTGAACACGTCCTCGCGTACTACGCCCAGCGATACGGCGTGACGGCTCAAGGCGTGACACCCCAGGCGGCCCGCCTCCTCCAGGCCTACCCCTGGCCCGGGAACGTGAGGGAACTCGAGAAGACGCTTCGGCGAGGCGTCATCTTCGCCGACGGCGCCTGGATCCAG encodes:
- a CDS encoding sigma 54-interacting transcriptional regulator; its protein translation is MTGAYGRGARASLAARRLIGRSPPIQKLRWEIQLVAPTDATVLIRGERGTGKELVADAIQEESRRQGRPSVKVNCAALPGELLASELFGHERGAFTGALWRKVGLLAAADGGTLFLDEVGDLSPEAQAMLLRFLDQGEVRSLGSTETFRVDVRLIAATNKDLEAAICKKEFRPDLYDRLSEVVLEVPPLRERREDIPLLIEHVLAYYAQRYGVTAQGVTPQAARLLQAYPWPGNVRELEKTLRRGVIFADGAWIQPEHLGLPAGWEDRNHGGTRRELRNDARGLMLRRREALKIAAEHGSVRRADLITRFGISRSTAQRDLVALIRAGFLKRTGGGRGSSCSPARRTRGSSRQNHLSRAWS